From a region of the Verrucomicrobiia bacterium genome:
- the xylA gene encoding xylose isomerase: MSSAFPKISKIQFEGPQSKNPLAFRYYNAGEIVEGRAMKDWLRFSVVYWHTFRNRLSDQFGVGTAIRPWDDNSESIANAQNRARVAFEFIEKLGAPYYAFHDRDVAPEGKTLKESNKNLDAIVKVFKQEQKRTGIKLLWGTACLFAHPRYAHGAATSCNADVFAYAAAQVKKAMEVTHELGGEGFTFWGGREGYSTLWNTDMKRELDHLARFLHLAVDYKKKIGFKGQFYIEPKPKEPTKHQYDSDAAACLNFLREYDLIDHLKLNLETNHATLAGHTMQHEMETAVAANALGSIDANTGDALLGWDTDQFPTDIYLTTQCMLSI, from the coding sequence ATGTCTTCCGCATTCCCCAAGATTTCCAAAATCCAGTTCGAAGGCCCGCAATCCAAAAATCCGCTCGCCTTCAGATATTATAATGCCGGCGAAATCGTCGAAGGCCGCGCGATGAAAGACTGGCTGCGGTTCTCGGTCGTGTATTGGCACACGTTTCGCAACCGGCTCTCCGACCAGTTCGGCGTCGGCACCGCCATCCGCCCGTGGGATGACAATTCCGAATCGATCGCCAATGCGCAGAACCGCGCGCGCGTGGCGTTTGAATTCATCGAAAAACTTGGCGCGCCGTATTACGCGTTTCACGATCGCGACGTGGCGCCTGAAGGCAAGACGCTCAAGGAATCGAACAAAAATCTCGACGCGATCGTAAAAGTTTTCAAGCAGGAGCAAAAGCGCACGGGTATTAAATTACTTTGGGGCACGGCATGTTTGTTCGCGCATCCGCGTTACGCGCACGGCGCGGCGACGAGCTGCAACGCGGATGTGTTCGCCTACGCGGCGGCGCAGGTGAAGAAGGCGATGGAAGTGACGCACGAACTCGGCGGCGAAGGTTTTACTTTCTGGGGCGGGCGCGAAGGTTATTCGACGTTGTGGAACACGGACATGAAACGCGAGCTGGATCATCTGGCGCGGTTTCTGCATCTCGCCGTGGATTACAAAAAGAAGATCGGGTTCAAGGGGCAATTTTACATCGAGCCGAAGCCGAAGGAACCGACGAAGCACCAATATGATTCCGACGCGGCGGCGTGCCTGAACTTTTTGCGCGAGTATGATTTGATTGATCATCTCAAATTGAATCTGGAAACGAACCACGCGACGCTGGCGGGTCACACGATGCAGCATGAAATGGAAACCGCGGTGGCGGCGAATGCGCTGGGTTCGATTGACGCGAACACGGGCGATGCGTTGCTGGGCTGGGACACGGACCAATTTCCGACGGACATTTATCTGACGACACAGTGCATGCTTTCGATC
- a CDS encoding glucose-6-phosphate isomerase, whose amino-acid sequence MNSSKPELWQRFQKYYTEFPSLGLAMDLSRMNFKDDYFETMKTPIQKAFIAMAELEKGGIANPDEKRMVGHYWLRNAALAPTPSLGKEITDCLASIKSFAAEVHKGAVKGAKGAFKNLLVIGIGGSALGPQFVSNALTQGPADKLQIHFFDNTDPDGMDKVLAKIGNELGVTLTVVISKSGGTKETRNGMLEAEAAYKKAGLDFGTHAVAVTGPMSELDNYATKNKWIKHFPMWDWVGGRTSELSAVGLLPAALQGFDIQAMLDGAKACDDITRVPDVSKNPSARLALMWYYIGNGKGSKNMVILPYKDRLELFSKYTQQLVMESLGKEKDLDGKVVNQGIAVFGNKGSTDQHSYVQQLREGVLNFFMTFIEVLNDRKEKSMLVEPDVTSGDYLQGFLLGTRTALHENGRESITITIKEVTPFSVGVLIALFERCVGFYGTLVNVNAYHQPGVEAGKKAAAAVISLQLKMLNYLSEKKGHALTSAQLASGIGAPDDNETVFKLCEHLAANPDHGVKKTLGNSPFDATYQKV is encoded by the coding sequence ATGAATTCTTCCAAACCCGAACTTTGGCAGCGCTTCCAGAAGTATTACACCGAATTCCCCTCGCTCGGTCTGGCTATGGACTTGAGCCGGATGAATTTCAAGGATGACTATTTCGAAACGATGAAAACCCCCATCCAAAAGGCCTTTATCGCCATGGCCGAATTGGAGAAGGGCGGCATCGCCAACCCCGACGAGAAGCGCATGGTCGGGCATTATTGGCTGCGCAACGCCGCGCTCGCGCCCACGCCTTCGCTCGGCAAGGAAATCACCGATTGCCTCGCGAGCATCAAATCGTTCGCCGCGGAAGTCCATAAAGGCGCGGTCAAAGGCGCGAAGGGCGCGTTCAAAAACCTGCTGGTCATCGGCATCGGCGGCTCGGCGCTCGGACCGCAATTCGTTTCCAATGCCCTCACCCAGGGACCAGCCGACAAGCTGCAGATCCATTTCTTCGACAATACCGACCCCGACGGCATGGACAAAGTCCTGGCCAAAATCGGCAATGAACTCGGCGTCACGCTGACAGTGGTCATCTCCAAGTCCGGCGGAACCAAAGAAACCCGCAATGGCATGCTCGAAGCCGAAGCCGCCTACAAAAAGGCCGGTTTGGACTTCGGCACGCACGCGGTAGCCGTCACCGGGCCGATGAGCGAATTGGACAATTACGCCACGAAGAACAAATGGATTAAGCATTTCCCGATGTGGGATTGGGTGGGTGGCCGCACCAGCGAACTTTCCGCGGTCGGTCTGCTTCCGGCGGCTTTGCAAGGCTTTGATATCCAAGCGATGCTCGATGGAGCGAAGGCTTGCGATGATATTACCCGCGTGCCTGACGTTTCCAAGAATCCTTCGGCCCGACTGGCCTTGATGTGGTATTACATCGGTAACGGTAAAGGCAGTAAAAACATGGTTATTTTGCCCTATAAAGACCGTCTGGAGCTGTTTTCCAAATATACACAACAATTAGTAATGGAATCGTTAGGCAAAGAAAAGGACTTGGACGGCAAAGTCGTCAACCAAGGCATTGCGGTCTTCGGCAATAAAGGCTCAACCGATCAACATTCTTATGTTCAACAACTTCGGGAAGGTGTGTTGAATTTCTTCATGACCTTTATCGAAGTTCTCAACGATCGTAAGGAAAAATCCATGCTGGTCGAACCGGACGTGACCTCCGGCGACTATTTACAAGGTTTTTTGCTCGGAACCCGCACTGCTTTGCACGAAAACGGCCGAGAATCCATAACGATAACGATAAAGGAAGTGACTCCATTCTCCGTAGGTGTTTTGATTGCCCTGTTCGAGCGTTGCGTTGGTTTTTACGGAACCTTAGTCAACGTGAACGCCTACCATCAGCCTGGCGTCGAGGCCGGCAAGAAGGCTGCGGCGGCGGTGATTTCTCTTCAACTCAAAATGCTGAATTATTTGAGCGAGAAAAAAGGCCATGCTCTGACTTCCGCCCAATTGGCCAGCGGCATTGGTGCGCCGGACGATAACGAAACCGTTTTCAAACTTTGCGAACATCTGGCGGCGAATCCCGATCACGGCGTCAAGAAGACCCTGGGCAATTCTCCATTTGATGCGACGTATCAAAAGGTTTAG
- a CDS encoding tRNA uridine-5-carboxymethylaminomethyl(34) synthesis enzyme MnmG, whose translation MEMFVYQKKYDVIVIGAGHAGVEAALAAARMGCQTLLLTINADTIGQMSCNPAIGGLAKGHLAREIDALGGEMGKATDLTGLQFRMLNTKKGPAVWAPRAQCDKKAYQFRLKWVCEREPNLDVKQGQTAKLLHRDGQVFGVETTLEVQYHGTTVIVTTGTFLRGLMHIGQNQQSGGRAGESAAMSLSGSLKEVGIELGRLKTGTPPRLLRRSIDFSKTEAQGGDEPVPYFTYWKDDLFHVEHSGLNPQDVGHSNGKYPPGSTLDRLNGQLPCYITYTTDATAQIILANIHKSPMYSGVIEGVGPRYCPSIEDKIVKFPEKERQQIFLEPEGIATDEIYVNGFSTCLPYEVQVEMVRTIIGCENAEIMRPAYAVEYDFAFPTQLHSSLETKAVRNLYLAGQINGTSGYEEAAAQGLMAGINASRRVQSREPIILRRDQAYIGVLIDDLVTKGTVEPYRMFTSRAEYRLLLRQDNADLRLSEIGHDVGLLPDRNYQKFEAKRQAIESEIARLETTRIGQETLIQMLRRPEVTYKDLPARDESLSEEVVQQVEINIKYAGYIDRQEIEVEKFKSLEGKQIPESFNYDTVHSLRTEARQKLNKIRPATVGQASRISGVSPSDIGVLLVWLKRGDSSAAREADCSATVE comes from the coding sequence ATAGAGATGTTCGTTTATCAGAAGAAGTATGACGTCATCGTCATCGGTGCCGGTCATGCTGGCGTGGAGGCTGCCCTGGCGGCGGCGCGGATGGGTTGCCAAACTCTGCTCCTGACGATCAACGCCGATACCATCGGGCAGATGTCCTGCAACCCCGCCATCGGCGGATTAGCCAAGGGACATTTGGCTCGCGAGATTGATGCCCTCGGCGGTGAGATGGGCAAAGCCACCGACCTCACCGGCCTCCAATTTCGGATGCTCAACACCAAGAAAGGTCCCGCCGTTTGGGCTCCGCGCGCACAATGCGATAAGAAGGCTTACCAATTTCGCTTAAAATGGGTTTGCGAACGCGAACCTAATTTGGACGTTAAACAAGGTCAAACCGCAAAATTGTTGCATCGCGACGGACAAGTTTTCGGAGTTGAAACGACTTTGGAAGTTCAATATCACGGAACCACGGTTATCGTCACCACCGGAACTTTTTTACGCGGTTTGATGCACATCGGCCAGAACCAGCAATCCGGTGGCCGGGCTGGGGAATCAGCGGCGATGAGTTTGTCCGGCTCACTCAAGGAAGTTGGAATCGAACTGGGCCGTCTGAAGACCGGCACCCCACCCCGCTTGCTGCGCCGCTCGATTGACTTTTCCAAGACCGAAGCGCAAGGTGGTGACGAGCCCGTCCCCTACTTCACCTATTGGAAAGACGATTTGTTCCACGTGGAACATTCCGGGCTGAATCCCCAGGATGTCGGCCATTCCAATGGCAAATACCCTCCCGGCTCGACTCTTGACCGGCTGAACGGCCAACTCCCCTGCTATATTACTTATACGACCGACGCCACCGCGCAAATCATCCTTGCGAACATCCATAAATCGCCGATGTATTCCGGCGTCATTGAAGGCGTCGGACCGCGCTATTGTCCATCCATCGAGGATAAGATAGTCAAGTTCCCGGAAAAGGAGCGCCAGCAGATTTTCCTCGAACCGGAAGGCATTGCCACGGACGAAATTTATGTCAACGGCTTCTCGACCTGCCTGCCGTATGAAGTCCAGGTCGAAATGGTCCGCACGATCATCGGCTGTGAGAATGCCGAGATTATGCGCCCCGCCTACGCCGTCGAATACGACTTTGCCTTCCCAACGCAACTTCATTCCTCGCTCGAAACGAAAGCCGTTCGCAATCTTTATCTAGCCGGCCAAATCAATGGCACTTCCGGCTACGAAGAAGCCGCCGCCCAAGGCCTCATGGCCGGCATCAACGCCAGCCGCAGGGTCCAAAGCCGCGAACCCATCATCCTACGACGAGACCAAGCCTACATCGGAGTATTGATTGATGATTTGGTTACCAAGGGAACGGTAGAGCCATATCGCATGTTTACTTCGCGGGCAGAATACCGGCTTTTACTTCGCCAGGATAATGCCGACCTGCGTCTTTCCGAAATCGGCCATGACGTTGGCCTATTGCCCGATCGTAATTATCAAAAGTTTGAAGCCAAGAGGCAAGCCATCGAATCCGAGATTGCGCGACTCGAAACAACCCGCATCGGACAGGAGACGCTTATCCAAATGCTGCGCCGACCGGAAGTGACTTACAAGGATCTGCCCGCTCGCGATGAAAGTCTTTCCGAAGAGGTCGTCCAGCAAGTCGAGATCAACATCAAGTATGCCGGCTACATTGATCGGCAGGAGATTGAAGTCGAAAAATTCAAATCCCTCGAAGGCAAACAGATTCCCGAATCTTTCAACTACGACACCGTCCACAGCCTCCGCACCGAAGCGCGCCAAAAACTGAACAAGATCCGCCCGGCAACAGTCGGCCAGGCCTCGCGCATTTCGGGAGTGTCGCCTTCCGACATCGGAGTTCTCCTCGTTTGGCTGAAGCGCGGTGATTCAAGCGCGGCGCGCGAAGCCGATTGCTCGGCGACGGTCGAGTAG
- a CDS encoding PadR family transcriptional regulator, protein MITKELVAASAEPLVLALLAKGESYGYAIIQEIKSLSDGEIEWTDGMLYPVLHRMEDKGLIKARWAESETGRKRKYYSIKQDGKKALQKQRDQWLTVHGTLSKLWKEKYV, encoded by the coding sequence ATGATCACCAAGGAACTTGTCGCCGCCTCCGCCGAACCGTTGGTCCTCGCGCTGCTCGCGAAAGGCGAGAGTTACGGCTACGCCATCATCCAGGAAATAAAGAGTTTGTCGGACGGCGAAATCGAATGGACCGACGGCATGCTTTATCCCGTGCTGCATCGCATGGAGGACAAAGGCTTGATCAAGGCGCGCTGGGCAGAATCGGAAACCGGGCGCAAACGAAAATATTATTCCATCAAACAGGACGGCAAAAAGGCGTTGCAAAAACAGCGCGACCAATGGCTCACCGTGCACGGTACTTTGTCCAAACTCTGGAAGGAGAAATATGTTTAA
- a CDS encoding permease prefix domain 1-containing protein — MLRGGVRPAEVLDELESHLREDIERKMKSGLSEQPAFDSAIQQIGNAAALKPEFKNGKAKEEHAVSIALAAAACLVSLYGGGFVIYWSVIDLQTPPGEKYRAVALGCFLLGTVMVLSASYAEFLCIKNLMKRRALKLK; from the coding sequence ATGCTGCGCGGAGGCGTGCGTCCCGCGGAAGTATTGGATGAACTGGAAAGCCATCTCCGCGAAGACATCGAACGAAAAATGAAGTCTGGTTTAAGTGAGCAACCGGCTTTTGATAGCGCAATCCAACAAATCGGCAACGCCGCCGCCCTCAAGCCGGAATTCAAAAATGGAAAGGCAAAAGAGGAACACGCAGTCTCGATCGCGCTGGCCGCCGCCGCCTGTCTTGTGAGCCTGTATGGAGGAGGCTTTGTTATCTACTGGTCGGTTATTGATCTGCAAACACCGCCCGGCGAAAAATATCGAGCCGTCGCACTGGGATGTTTTCTACTCGGCACTGTCATGGTATTGAGCGCGAGCTACGCGGAATTTCTCTGCATAAAAAACCTAATGAAGCGGCGGGCGCTGAAGCTGAAATAA
- a CDS encoding permease prefix domain 1-containing protein, with product MFDFEREIKNWRRELTRAGIRSSSVLDELEGHLRNETASLTASGKPGPEAFRLAASRMGNAYELHAEFKKLKVRPIWPVTIGTTFWGVSVALLAFAVISLFVTRESYLRIHHEPIDPLDLAGMFALFSGFTAEFLAGAFAISYFSYERFHALTSRREQSLEQAVTRFNLIAAGLVGITFIVGICSNLQNEGYLYHPKFREAGHLCSLVWLFSFAWLLRSGKFNTRVIMLLCSAGNIVLGIDWFVAGFISKEGTGAFFSWRFWPVHAFIAIHFLVIILGMTTLKQETLAKS from the coding sequence ATGTTTGATTTCGAGCGCGAAATAAAAAACTGGCGGCGCGAACTCACGCGCGCCGGCATTCGATCATCCAGTGTGCTCGACGAACTCGAAGGCCACTTGCGCAATGAAACCGCCTCTCTCACCGCGTCCGGCAAACCAGGACCGGAAGCATTTCGCCTCGCCGCCTCGCGCATGGGAAATGCGTACGAGTTACATGCTGAGTTTAAAAAATTAAAAGTGCGTCCGATTTGGCCAGTGACGATCGGAACAACTTTTTGGGGCGTGAGCGTCGCCCTGCTGGCCTTCGCGGTGATTTCTTTGTTTGTAACTCGTGAGTCCTATCTGCGGATTCATCATGAGCCAATAGACCCGCTTGATCTTGCGGGAATGTTTGCCTTGTTCAGTGGATTTACGGCTGAGTTTCTCGCGGGCGCATTTGCCATCAGTTACTTTTCCTATGAGCGGTTCCACGCGCTGACTTCCCGCCGCGAACAATCGCTGGAACAAGCCGTCACACGCTTCAATTTAATCGCCGCCGGCCTGGTTGGCATCACGTTCATAGTGGGAATCTGCTCCAATCTTCAAAACGAAGGCTATCTTTATCATCCAAAGTTTCGTGAGGCGGGACATCTATGCAGTCTGGTGTGGCTATTTTCCTTCGCGTGGCTTTTAAGGTCAGGAAAATTCAACACTCGCGTAATCATGTTGCTATGCAGTGCGGGCAATATCGTCCTGGGCATTGATTGGTTTGTCGCGGGCTTTATCTCGAAAGAAGGCACGGGCGCGTTTTTTAGTTGGCGGTTTTGGCCGGTGCATGCATTCATCGCAATTCATTTTTTGGTTATCATTTTGGGAATGACCACGCTTAAGCAAGAGACGCTGGCGAAATCTTGA
- a CDS encoding VCBS repeat-containing protein produces MAILLALGIAGCSSDNHASEASKKKSTPKPSTNSIAAVTNTAPEFLLHSFKKIQISDKFWSEGANFGDFNRDGQMDIVSGPFWYEGPDFKKRHEYYPATKTFTRTKSDGTTETIPGFEGALGTKNTYSDNFFAFVYDFNGDGWPDILIYNFPGLDASWYENPKGTDGPWQRHMIFNQVDNESPAFTDINGDGKPDIVCNSGGYFGYATADWEHPEKPWKFHPITPSGGWQKFTHGLGVGDVNGDGRMDLLEKDGWWEQPASLANDPVWKFHPFPFAPERGGSQMYVYDVNGDGKNDVITAIAAHGYGLAWFEQTNTADGGITFIKHVILPEQTTKERPPPGRYGVQFSQLHSVALADVDGDGLMDIITGKRFWAHGHNGPDPDSDGPAVLYWFKLTRPAKGRAEFVPHMIDNYSGVGTQVVAGNISNSKYPDIVVGNKRGTFVFLHQTKAVSKMQWDAAQPKAASSAPMQ; encoded by the coding sequence ATGGCTATTCTTCTGGCGCTCGGCATTGCGGGATGTTCGTCGGATAATCACGCATCGGAGGCGAGCAAGAAAAAGTCCACCCCGAAGCCTTCGACCAACTCCATCGCCGCAGTTACTAATACCGCGCCGGAATTTTTGCTGCACTCGTTTAAAAAAATCCAGATCTCCGATAAGTTCTGGAGCGAAGGCGCAAACTTCGGTGACTTCAATCGCGATGGCCAGATGGACATTGTCTCCGGCCCGTTTTGGTACGAAGGCCCGGATTTCAAAAAGCGCCACGAATATTATCCCGCCACTAAAACTTTCACGCGCACGAAAAGCGATGGCACGACGGAAACCATTCCCGGCTTTGAAGGCGCGCTCGGCACGAAGAACACTTACTCGGACAATTTTTTCGCGTTCGTCTATGATTTCAACGGCGATGGCTGGCCGGACATTTTAATTTATAATTTTCCCGGGCTCGACGCGTCGTGGTACGAAAATCCCAAGGGCACGGACGGCCCGTGGCAGCGGCACATGATTTTTAACCAGGTGGACAACGAATCGCCGGCGTTCACGGACATCAATGGCGATGGCAAGCCGGACATCGTTTGCAATTCCGGTGGTTATTTTGGCTACGCGACCGCTGATTGGGAACATCCCGAGAAGCCGTGGAAGTTTCATCCGATCACGCCGAGCGGCGGCTGGCAAAAATTCACCCACGGCCTCGGTGTCGGCGACGTCAATGGCGATGGCCGCATGGATTTGCTTGAGAAGGACGGCTGGTGGGAACAGCCGGCGTCGCTCGCGAACGATCCAGTGTGGAAATTTCATCCGTTCCCCTTCGCGCCCGAACGGGGCGGCTCGCAGATGTATGTCTATGACGTGAATGGCGACGGCAAAAACGATGTCATCACCGCAATCGCCGCGCACGGTTATGGCCTCGCGTGGTTCGAGCAAACCAACACGGCGGACGGCGGCATCACCTTCATCAAGCACGTGATTCTGCCCGAACAGACCACGAAAGAACGCCCGCCGCCGGGTCGTTATGGCGTGCAATTTTCCCAGCTTCATTCCGTCGCGCTGGCGGATGTGGATGGCGACGGGCTCATGGACATCATCACCGGCAAACGCTTTTGGGCGCATGGCCACAACGGCCCCGATCCGGATTCCGACGGGCCCGCGGTGCTTTATTGGTTCAAGCTCACGCGTCCCGCGAAAGGCCGCGCGGAATTTGTGCCGCACATGATTGATAATTATTCGGGCGTGGGCACGCAGGTCGTCGCGGGCAACATCAGCAACTCGAAATATCCCGACATCGTCGTCGGCAACAAACGCGGCACGTTCGTATTTTTGCATCAGACCAAAGCGGTGAGCAAAATGCAGTGGGATGCTGCGCAACCGAAAGCCGCCAGTTCCGCGCCTATGCAATAA